The segment GTTCTTGGAGCCCAGCACCACGGCCACGCGCTCGTGCAGCTTGCTGGGCTGCAGGTCCAGGATGCGCTGGCGGCCATTGGTCACCATGCCGCCGGCCTGCTCGACGATGAAGCCCATGGGGTTGGCCTCGTACATCAGGCGCAGCTTGCCGGCCTTCTCGGGCTCGCGCTTGTCCCAGGGGTACATGAAGATGCCGCCACGGGTCAGGATGCGATGCACGTCCGCCACCATGGAGGCGATCCAGCGCATATTGAAGTCCTTGCCGCGCGGGCCGTCCTTGCCGGCCAGGCATTCGTCGATATAGCGCTTCACCGGGGCATCCCAGTGGCGCATGTTCGACATATTGATGGCGAACTCCTTGGTGTCGGCCGGGATCTGCACGTTCTCCTGCGTCAGCACCCAGGAGCCCTGCTCGCGGTCCAGGGTGAACATGGCCACGCCGTCGCCCACGGTCAGCACCAGGGTGGTCTGCGGGCCATAGATGCAGTAGCCGGCCGCGGCCTGCTGCTTGCCGGGCTGCAGGAAGTCCTCCTCGCTGATGCCGCGCTGGTTGTTGACCTTGCGCAGCACCGAGAAGATGGTGCCGATGGAGACGTTGACGTCGATGTTGGAGGAGCCGTCGAGCGGGTCGAACAGCAGCAGGTACTCGCCCTGCGGATAGCGGTTGGGCACCACATGGATGCTGTCCATCTCCTCGCTGCCCATGGCGGCCAGGTGGCCGCCCCATTCATTGGCCTCGATCAGCACCTCGTTGGCGATGATGTCCAGCTTCTTCTGGACCTCGCCCTGCACGTTCTCCGAGCCGGCCGTGCCCAGCACGTCGCCGAGCTCGCCCTTGTTGACCTGGATGGCGATGCGCTTGCAGGCGCGGGCCACCACCTCGATCAGGAGGCGCAGCTGGCCGGGGATGTGGCCGTGTTCGCGCTGCTGCTCGACGAGGTACTGGGTCAGGCTGATGCGTTTGCTGCTGCTGCTCATGGGATCAGGCTCCGGAAGCGAGTTGGCGTTCGATGATCTCGCGCACGTCGTTGCTCAGCTCGGCCTTGGCGGCCACGCGGGAGATGGCTTCGCGGGCGGCGCTGCGGTAGGGCTCGGCCAGGGTGGTCCAGCGGTCCATGGCGCGGGCCAGGCGGCCGGCCACCTGCGGGTTGATGCCGTCCAGGGCCAGCACCTGGTCGGCCCAGAACACATAGCCTGCGGCATCGACGCGGTGGAAGGCGGCCGGGTTGAACAGGGCCAGCGAGAAGATCAGGCTGCGCGCGCGGTTGGGGTTCTTGAGGCTGAAGTCCGCGTGCTTGGCCAGCTGCTTGACGCGGGCGAAGCTCTTGCCCTCGCGCTCGGGGGCGCGGGCCTGCAGTGCGAACCACTTGTCGATGACCAGGGGCTCACCCTTGAACTGGGCATGGAAGCGGCTCA is part of the Shinella sp. XGS7 genome and harbors:
- a CDS encoding class 1 fructose-bisphosphatase → MSSSSKRISLTQYLVEQQREHGHIPGQLRLLIEVVARACKRIAIQVNKGELGDVLGTAGSENVQGEVQKKLDIIANEVLIEANEWGGHLAAMGSEEMDSIHVVPNRYPQGEYLLLFDPLDGSSNIDVNVSIGTIFSVLRKVNNQRGISEEDFLQPGKQQAAAGYCIYGPQTTLVLTVGDGVAMFTLDREQGSWVLTQENVQIPADTKEFAINMSNMRHWDAPVKRYIDECLAGKDGPRGKDFNMRWIASMVADVHRILTRGGIFMYPWDKREPEKAGKLRLMYEANPMGFIVEQAGGMVTNGRQRILDLQPSKLHERVAVVLGSKNEVERVTAYHLEQQG